The DNA sequence agaaaaatcacttccaacacgggccgcggcatggctttagcatgccgcggcccgcctccctaaacagcacaaaaatcgtatttttatctCACGTGGGTGTTGGGGGTTTCCTAGTTCGAATAGGCATTTAACATGTGcattttttcatctttttaggccctgaatgcctatataaagagcagaagagagttgatttcatcaagcaattttagagagaaaaaaagtgaGAGTTCAGATACAGAGTAGAGAGATCAACTACAATACTGGAGACATACTACTCAGGGTTTTCaacattcttcttttcttctcttctctatttttcatctcttttctatcagttaatatgtgtatttgtgcttcaatgaacatgagaactaaacactttattagggttagatggatattgtttaacattgttttatggttttaatttgatttattttccTCCTAATTTccatgtattctattttatttgtgcttaattatttttaattgtctggccaccaattaactgtttatgattttgatgcgagatctgagaagtgagtgtcaaatatgctatagtagaatagaattgaatttcgatataggacgagagtacctatatggtttagatagcttatagggtttctgtgtttaatgcctgttgcatgttaaatttatcacgagagtagaaagtttacatgtaattgaggtttatatatctgagaaaaCTATAaataccttagtaaacctgctattgcataggaattaatattaggaaaataatcatattaagccatattcaataaaaacaattgaaattGACACCCTAGTTTATTAACTATCAATTTTCTCGAATCGTTGCTTCCAACTATTTTTCTTGTACTTCATTATTTttcctatcttttatttaatcaaatagaagtaaaagtttaattttaacgtacttaactccactccctgtgggatcgacctcactcctagtgagtctactacttgaaacgatacgtacacttgcgtgtgctaaatatcgcaacattgaatgtctttcttcacgatcttcctcactatgattgaggtatcacttgctgtgtgggcactactctaatcactaagtggttcgaaatttcaaagaagaagaagagcaaggagtggcggctagggtttagaaagagaaggctcaggtttttctctgaaggaaaagtgtgaaagttaagtgtagatttcctgaagccttcactatctatttatagcattccactagggttaggtttgaattatttggcattaaaataatgaaaatatcagatgataaaccctataaaagtggccggcctagggaatatggatttgggcctcactttttgtaattttgcagttttaacatttctgcatctcattttctcaaaaacgccaattttctaattcaaccatttaaatgccaattctaactatttaataattataaataatattgtcatttatcatatttattaattgaaccatacaaagtatcataattaacaaatacgccccctaaaactctttctttacaatttagcccttacttagtgaaaaaattcacaaatagacatagtctaatttgagaattataattgattaatcaaaaccaattatatgagtcttacaagtaatattatctcaactagtggggggaccatgggtttatataaccgagcttccaataagcagatcaagaatttataacctaaattcactgacttattaattcttcgttgaatccacgcatagaacttagaattgcactctcagtatatagaatgctctatatgttccaccatgtagacacatcattagttatccattgttataatcctaatttgatcaatgatcctctatatgaatgatctatactgtaaagggattagattaccgttacaccctacaatgtattttatccttaaaacacttaaccccgtataaatgatatttcagcttatgtgaaatgagtactccaccatttattttcgtttggtcaagcttgaaggagatcatcctttacttactattcgccagatagaagctatagattccatgtttatgttagcgctcccactcaattgcactaccgtgttcccaaaatgtacgtatcaccctgacccaaaagtaggcttaagtaacaaatcaaagaacaggaaTAACCTCttcagattgagcctaatcataacaggattaagatcatttgatctaggatcaactaggcgatgttgacttgaatagatattacggtaagtttaataaatctaagtcaaagttcaatatcggtcccttccgatgcatactcaatgcacccaacctgagctttatttaaaccaatgctctggaaagaatatagcatttctctaaatgcaagtaaactctgttgtagattatcatatcagtaaaaccctgtgtctgataaatctaggaaaatttattcacatagtcatgtttactttccaaagtgttgacaacacaataaacaggatcaagtatgtgaaaagggtttcagatgaatttataaatcaaatagacaaacaattgataacatgaaccaaaacatacacaaatgaatgaaaaatacttctgtttctttattgatgttgaataaaatggattacattgaaatggagttttatttagggcataaaacccaacacttttaTCTCAAcaaatattttcttaacaaattttgtcttaataatttttgtcttttctctattaattaatttgaaaaattatttatttattacaaaaataagtaattactatttttccaattcaaaatagatttttccgaatatctttatacaattccttATCCCTACCCTTAACATTGTTTCAAGGTGGTTATTCGGGGACCATGAACCTATAAGTCTAAGTTCCAAtaaattagattatttattGTCCCATCAACCAAATAACtcttgtttattaattttgtgattactccattataaatatggaattgcactcttagtaattatagaattatatttactgaATTTAACTGTAGTGTCCattgatataattaattacagtGATTAGCCCTCCATGTGTTGGttcgtaattagttttggtcaaatcactgttttacccttctaattacTTCTTTATCTTTTAGTTACATTAATTCACTAGTAGAAGTATAATTTAAGATTCTATCTGAATTTGCGTGCAACTTTCAAATACTAGAATTAACACATAAAGGGAACTAACATTTAATCTGTTAGGAAAGTCAAGATTCTATAATTGTACATCATGCTCTTAGACATCCATATTATTAGATTTCTAAAATAGAaattgtaagaatcatcttctcttAAAAACTTTAACGAGTAAATCAAAGAAATTAATAACATGAAAAAGAGTTCATGATAACTCAAAATTTAGGTCGATCTACTATTGATTATCgttatgatatgaattaggtctTTATAGCAAACTATATGTTAATAAAGACAGTTTTAATCATATCGGTCcttgtcatatataatctctattatatacaGTATCTTCACTTAGATCTCATACTACATTCGTAATCTGAACTAAGATTACTTGCACCGAAGAATGGGTATTAGTGAACCGTACTAGAAACCGTTGATTACAAATTttataactttaatatattgACTGATTTATTCATAGCTAGGTGTCTTAGTTCTCTGTACAACTACAAGCCACAACCTCATATATGAAGAAGGAATTGTCcgatatttaatataaattattcaataataaatattaataatttaacattcaaGCATATATCAAATGTTTAACTCTTATTTAATAATCATAAATGTCTTTATAGACTTTTCAAAGCATAAACCCCAATAATCTCCCACTTGCCTTAAAAGCAAACTGGGCATCTCTCTTAGTTTATATGACCCATAAAAGATTCCGCTCGTAGCGTCTTTGTGAATAGATCTACTAGGTTATGTTCTAACACGATCTCCAAGATTATCACATCACCTCTCTCTACTATAACTCTTAGTAGATGGTACTTCATCTAAATATGCTTGCCTCTCTTGTGGCTCCTTGGTTCATGGGAGTTAGGCACCGCTCCATTTTTGTCACAGTAGAGAACCAGTGGTTTTTCTACTTCTGGAACTACTTTCAGAGCAATGTAAAATTTCTTCAACCAAACCGACTACTTAGCCGCTTTGAAGTTGCTATATATTCGGCTTTCATGGTTGAATCTGCAATGCTGATTTGCTTAATGATTCTCCAGACTACAATTTCTCCACCAAGAGTAAATACTGACCCAGATGTCGACTTTCGATTATCTTTGTCTAATTGAAAATCAAAATCAGTATATCTAGTTATATTTAAATCTCCACGGGATTATTCAAGCATGAGATCTCTCATTCTCTGAAGATACTTGGGAACAATCCAGTGTTCCAAATTTGGATTAGATTGATAACGACTAACAATCCCTACAGCGTAGCATATGTCAAGTCTTGTAAACAACATTACATCAAACTCCCAACTGTTGAAACATAAAGGTACTTTCTCATGTCCTCTTGAGGAATCTTTGGACGTTGATCTTTACATAGAATAATTCCATGTCTAGACGGTAACTGTTCTTTTTTGGAATTCTCCATTGAAAATCTTTTTAGCACCTTATCGATATAACAACAAACCAACTAACTAATTGGTATTGGTTATCACTTACAAGGGATCTTGTTTTTCAGCTGATTGTATTCTTTATTGGTTGTTTTGGTGGCTAATTTAAATTAATGaagttgcacttttcattcaaaaaaaaaaaaatcaaatttatttAGTGTCGTGACCCtttatagtaattaataattaggcTAAGCTCGCTCTTTTGTTAGACGTACTGGTTTGAAGTTTAAACATTTCTTATTTTCTCCAAATAATAGTCAATTCCAAAATTCCGTGTCCGAAGGAATTTTGGAATCCCCCCGCAGGATTGGTTGAAGCTCAACTGTGACATCAGAGTGGGATTGGATAGCATGTGTGCTGCTGTGGTTGCAAGGGATCACGTTGGCAAGGTGATCTGGGTTTCTACATCTAAGCTGGAGTTTTCTAATGCTCTCTGTGGGGAAGCGGCAGCTTGCTGTTTGGCCCTAGAGGAGGCTAAAGTTCGTGGTGTTGAGTTTCTTATTTTGGAGAGTGATTCGAGGGTGGTGATCAACGCTCTTAATGGGAAGGAGTCCCGTTTGGAGCTTGATAACTATGTCTCTTTTTGTAAAAACACCTCCCCTTTTTTATTGGTTGTATGTTTCAATATGTTAGTAGACAATGTAATTTTatggcccataatgtggctaagtgGGCTTTTTCCCAACAGAAATTCGGTTCCGTGGCACTATCTTCCATGCCCGATACTATATTTTGTAATGACCATGAGGTCTAACTAATATTAATCTAATATATGCACGCTTTTCTTcagaaaaaaaattccaaaatatatatttatatatagataatttCTTGGTTAGTAAACTATGGCATGGCCATGGCCCATGGTTGAATTAATTAAGCAACCGATTACCGGACAAAACAAGGAAATTAGAGCAAACCAACTTACTAGTCAAACATTCAACCATCATATCTAACGGTCCATATGCCCAACTACTAATACTACTACTATTGccattgttgttttgtttttacTTGCTCCCAAACAAAAAACCTTTCACatttcatataaaatatatattggaaATTAATTAAGGGCAAAATGCTAGACTCCTGCCAATAACAATAACCTTATGAtatatttcttttcttattCCTAGGCTGGTATTTTTGTTTTGATCATAGTTCATCATTCATGGCGAGGACAAGCAACAAGAATATACAAGCTAAATTGGTGGGtatgtttgtatttttctatttaaattgGAAAATGTTGATCTAATATGATGagctgaaaaataattaatgggATTTTCGATTCATCATTTggttttttattaattgaaaatataaTGTGTTCTGTTTAGATTATTGAACATAACTTAGTTTAACATTAACTGAGTACAGGTTGTTCTAGGTGACATGGGAACTGGTAAAACAAGTTTAGTATTGAGATTTATCAAAGGACAGTTCAATGATTACCAGGTTCAATTATATAGATAATCTTCCATCTTCTTAATGTTAGTATATAAGAATTATCCAGtaagaaatataattagtaaTAATTGATGCAGGAGTCAACAATTGGAGCAGCCTTCTTTACACAGGTGTTATCATTAAATGAAGCAACTATAAAATTCGATATATGGGACACAGCAGGGCAAGAACGCTATCATAGTTTGGCTCCCATGTACTATCGTGGTGCAGCTGCTGCTATTGTTGTATATGACATCACAACCATGGTACTGTATTATTAATGTTTAACATTTacactaatttttcaataaaatggGTTTGTGTAACATTTTTGTGATATGGTACCAAgcttttagttacaatataagaataataatagctaattaggatttttattccgtgaactttgacatgtatcaaatcatgccctTGAATTTTTAAGGTCATTAAAAATACCTtagaactattgaaattgttggaaaggattttttttttctaattttagtaaaaaagtctaacatggatgaaagttcagggggcataatttagtatatatcaaagttcgaggggcataatttggtagatatcaaagtctggggagcatggtttagtacataaacaatcattgaaatagtaaaattgaatgaaattagataaaagtctttaaattcaacaatctcaatagttgatgggacatttttaacgaccttaaaaattcaggggcataatttgatacatgtcaaagttcagaaggcaaaaatcctaattagccaataataatttataattaaataaggtTTTTTTACTACATCTTATATTATGCTTATTTGTTCGAAGTTCTCtagaaattaatatataaatatatatatatatatatatatcttggaacaaactttttttcttctttctaatTAGTTGATTTTACTTATGATAGGCTTGTATTTTCATGACCATGGTCCACATTTTATATGTTCTAATTAATAAGCAATATTTGATTTGAATAATCTCAATTTATAACTCATCCATGTTAAAatgtaatattaaaattcttgtGCAAATTTTTGAGATAGTGTTGTTGAAAAATATGATATAATGCAGCTTAAAATTGCGAGAATAATCAATCTCAATACCTGTTTTGATTTCAGGATTCATTTGTAAGAGCCAAAAAATGGGTGCAAGAATTACAAAAGCAAGGTAGTTAATTCAACAACACTATTCATAATATGAATCAAATGTTTTTCATACCTTTCggcttaataataataatatgcagAGTACTTGTAAAAAATTTTGAGGTACATATTGTCAAAGGAGAAAATTAAAGTAATAACTCAAACTTTAATTCAGGAAGTTTATgtgatataatatttattacacTGAAACAGGTAATCCAAATTTGATCATGTTTTTGGCTGGCAACAAGGTTGACttagaaaagaagagagaagtggAATTTGAGGTATTGACTATCAAATTCTctcatatatacacacacatatatatatatatttttttttgaaattgatacacatatatatatatataaatatattacaatcCTTTCATCAATACTATTAGTAtatgatttttcttttctatttcatcAGTACGGTAATGAAAAGCAGAGCTGTTTAACCCTTATTGCCACAGGAAGGTGAACAATATGCTAAAGAAAATGGATTGGTTTTCTTAGAAACTTCTGCCAAAACTGCACAGAATGTTAATGAGCTCTTTTACGAAATaggtacttattttttttttttcttacatacCCTTCTTttgtaaattatattattaataagaaATTCATACATAAATAAGAAAGTATATCTGTATCTATTTAGGGGAATTACTGAAATTTCAcgttttaactttttttaaaaaaaatttacggtttcacttgttattttctatgtGAATTTTGATTGCAATTTAAGTTACTCCATTAATTATAGTGTATTATAATGTGTACctattaataataatgttattttcattgttATGAGGTATACATCtaattatattatgttatatGTTTTTGGAGTAGCAAAGAGATTGGTTAAATCTAGTCCTCCTACGCGTCCAGGTGGAATGAAGTTGCATAGAGGGTCAAGAGGAACTGAGAGAAGACTGTTTTGTTGCTCTGTCTGATGTGCTCACTTGCTTTTGAATGgtattttatttccttttaacCTCCCTAttcttttatgaaatttttctaaGATAAAAAAAACAGTATGAGGTTAGGTTGGTCGGACCAGTCCAATTACATGTCATTTTCAGTAGTCCTACGTACTCAAATATTCATGTGATAGTAGGCACCAGGATAATTATGAATTACTTTATATGTCGAGAGTCATAGAGCTAGTTTATTGGCATATTTCATCAATAAGTTTCATCACACATTTTAGACAATATgaaacatacatatatatatatatatgaaacatgCACCCCCAAAAAATCTcctgtatatttatataattttgtcctacttttttttttctgtcaaCAGGAAATCCAGAATTATTTTAAGGAGATGATTCAAATGTGATAAAAAGATGGAAGAAGAAACTACGGAGCATCACGAAGAACAAGCAATAGAAACATTTGCTTTAtttatcaaacaaaaaaaaacttttttaataGGCTATTCCATGAACATGGTACTCTATATGTAACTctattaatgaaaatattatagaatgcTTGTTATGGTTAGAAAACCTTCTAGCCATTGCAGAGAACACAAAGAAGATGAAAGAATGAAAGAACAGAAAGGCcaactaaaataacaaacaacagAAAGTTGTTAGAAACAGAAAAACAGTTATAACTAACTGTCCTgacactccccctcaagcttGGAATTGGTAGAGGGACCAATGCCAAGCTTGTTCCTAAACATAGCAAATCTGGCAGTGGAAGTGGCCTTTGTTAAGCCATCAGCTATTTGATCAGCTGCAGGAACATGCTGAATACGAACCAGTTTCTGAGTGAGCTTTTCTCGAACAAAGTACAAATCCAGTTCTATATGCTTAGTCCGAGCATGAAGAACAGGATTAGCAGTTAAAAGTATGGTGCTCAAGTTATCACACCAGATAACAGGGGTGCGAGGAAGCTGAATGTGAAGTTCAGTAAACAGGGAATGCATCCATGTAAGTTCAGAGACAACTTGAGCAAGACTTCTATATTCAGCTTCGGTACTCGAGCGAGAAACCGTATGTTGCTTCTTACATTGCCATGCCACCAGATTGGAACCAAAGAAAATGGAGAAACCAGAGGTCGATCTTCGATCGTCAGGATCACTGGCCCAGTCAGCGTCACAAAAGGCAGTGACATCAAGTTCAGTTGGTTTCTGCAAAGTTAGGCCATGAGAAACAGTACCACTCAAGTATCTAAGGATTCTCTTCACTGCATTCCAGTGATGATGAAGAGGATTAGCCATAAATTGACACACCTTGTTGACACTATATGAAATCTCTGGTCTAGTAATAGTAAGGTATTGAAGAGCTCCAACAATAGACCTATAGTGTTGAGGGTTGTCAATGGGATCTCCTTGATATGCTGAAAGTTTCAAGCCACTTGTCATGGGGGTAGGGACTGGTTTGGCATCTGACATTTGAGCTTTGGTCAACAAATCCTGAATGTATTTTCCTTGAGAAAGATGCATACCAGAATCTGTATGTTGAACCTCGATACCAAGAAAATAATGTAAAGTGCCAAGATTTTTGAGGGAAAATTTGTTGTCAAGAGCTTGAATGAGAGAAGAAACCTGTTCAGCATCACTCCCAGTGATGATTATATCATCTACATACACCAATAAGAGAATCATAGACCTGGAAGTGTGTAAAATGAACAAACTATGATCAGACTTGGAAGAAACAAATCCAAAGGACAGTAAGCAGGTGTGCAATTTCTCGAACCAGGCTCTGGGAGCCTGCTTTAAACCGTATATAGCTTTATTCAATTTGCAAACCAGATGAGGTGCATCAGGTAGTTCGAATCCAGGAGGCTGTACCATATAGACTTCTTCCTTTAAATCTCCATTTAAAAATGCATTATTAATGTCTAATTGTTGTATACACCAGCCCTTTGCCAAAGCCAAAGTCAAGACAATTCGAATTGTTACAGGTTTGACAACAGGACTGAAAGTCTCTGTGAAATCGAAACCTGGTTGTTGATGAAATCCTTTGGCAACCAACCTAGCTTTGAGCTTGTTGATAGTTCCATCAGCATTCAATTTGAttttgtaaacccacttgcaccCAATTGGTGTTCTACCATCAGGAAGAGGGACATAAGTCCAAGTAACATTCCTTTTTAATGCTCCCATTTCATCATTCATAGCATTCAACCACTTCTCTTGTTTCATAGCCATCTTGACATTGGTTGGAGCTTGCAAAGCCATATAAGCCTTAGGTTTGAATATACCAGATTTGGACCTTGTTTTCATTGAGTGCTTGTTTACTACAGGATAATGAGAGGAAGTGGGAACTGGTGGGACAGAGATAGGTAGACTGGGAGGAATAATATTTGTATCAGGTTCTTGAGATGAGGAATCAGCAGGCAAAGATGCAGATGAGTGATTGGAAACCTGAGTAGTGATGATGGGATTTTGAGAATGGAAAGGCTGAGTAGCATGAGTACTGGGACAAAAAACAGGGGTCTGTATTGATGATGAGGTTGAATGAGTGGGAAATAGATACTCAGCAGTATAAATGGTGGTGGATTTGGGAATTGTAGCAGAGGGCATAGGTTCATTGTTGAGCATCTGTTCAGAGGAGATAGAGAAATGTGAAGTCTTATATGGAAATTTAGACTCATCAAAGATTACATCTCGAGAGATGTACAACCTACCCGAGGCATGTAAGCACTTATAGCCCTTATGGTTGAGACTATAGCCAAGAAAAATACAAGGTGCTGATCTGAAATCTAGTTTGTGCCTATTATAAGGTCTAATGTTGGGATAGCAAAGGCACCCAAAGGTCCTGAGATTGCTGTATTCAGGTTTGATATTGAACAACATCTCCATTGGAGACTGTTGTTGCAAAATAGGAGAGGGCAATCTGTTATGCAGGTAAACAGCAGCTCGAAAAGCCTCATCCCAAAATTTCAAGGGTAGTGAGGCATGAGCAAGAAGACTTAAACCATGTTCAACAATTTGCCTATGTTTCCTCTCAACAAGGCCATTTTGTTCATGAGTAGTAGGACATGGGTGCCTATGGAAGATGCCTAGTTGTTGTAAAGGTTCAGTGAAAGATCGAAACTCTCCCCCCCAATCAGTTTGTAAAGTTTTGATCTTTTTGCCTATTTGGAGTTCTGTTTCAGCTTTAAAGTTTTGGAAAGTTCTTAGAGCTTCAGATTTGGTTTTAAGGAGATAGATCCAAGTGAACCTAGTGTAAGCATCAACAAAGCTCATGTAGTATTTGTAACCATTGTGAGAAATGGTGTGTGAAGGGCCCCAAAG is a window from the Cannabis sativa cultivar Pink pepper isolate KNU-18-1 chromosome 1, ASM2916894v1, whole genome shotgun sequence genome containing:
- the LOC115703584 gene encoding ras-related protein RHN1, with protein sequence MARTSNKNIQAKLVVLGDMGTGKTSLVLRFIKGQFNDYQESTIGAAFFTQVLSLNEATIKFDIWDTAGQERYHSLAPMYYRGAAAAIVVYDITTMDSFVRAKKWVQELQKQGNPNLIMFLAGNKVDLEKKREVEFEEGEQYAKENGLVFLETSAKTAQNVNELFYEIAKRLVKSSPPTRPGGMKLHRGSRGTERRLFCCSV